The following proteins come from a genomic window of Corallococcus sp. NCRR:
- a CDS encoding SRPBCC family protein, which translates to MRFTESIRITCPRERVFAYTQDYGQRLVWDTFLREAVLMDGATEAGPGVKAWCVSWHGLGMETQYVSFQPPAVTAVKMTRGPRLFESFAGSWRFEEDGPGVTRVTFTYAFELKRPFGWLTPLLKWTLTREVRGRLKDLNQQLSMLRL; encoded by the coding sequence ATGAGGTTCACCGAGTCCATCCGCATCACCTGTCCGCGCGAGCGCGTCTTCGCGTACACGCAGGACTACGGGCAGCGGCTCGTCTGGGACACGTTCCTGCGCGAGGCGGTGCTGATGGACGGCGCGACCGAAGCCGGGCCGGGTGTGAAGGCCTGGTGCGTGTCGTGGCACGGGCTGGGGATGGAGACGCAGTACGTGTCCTTCCAGCCGCCCGCCGTCACGGCGGTGAAGATGACGCGGGGCCCGCGCCTGTTCGAGAGCTTCGCGGGCTCGTGGCGGTTCGAAGAGGACGGCCCCGGCGTCACGCGCGTCACCTTCACGTATGCCTTTGAATTGAAGCGGCCCTTCGGCTGGCTCACGCCGCTCCTGAAGTGGACCCTGACCCGCGAGGTCCGAGGACGGCTGAAGGACCTGAATCAGCAGTTGAGTATGTTGAGGTTGTAG
- a CDS encoding 5'-3' exonuclease — protein MRLHLVDGTYELYRAHYSPRPGTTAPDGRDVKATAGVMDSLLALLHDEEEAVTHVAVAFDNPIRSFRNALFDGYKGDEGVPPELRAQFDLVEEAVSALGVRVWSMKDQEADDALATAAARWAGEVEQVRLLTPDKDLGQCVRGQRVVQVDRRQQKVMDADGVKAKLGVAPESVPDLLALMGDDADGIPGLPGFGAKGAAAVLQAYGKLEAIPDNAVEWTVKVRGADKLAATLKAHREDARLYRTLATLVEDAPLPGTTSLADLEWKGVPEARFKAFCEGLGLKSLQRRPKRWAA, from the coding sequence ATGCGCCTGCACCTCGTGGACGGCACCTATGAGCTGTACCGGGCCCACTACTCGCCCCGGCCGGGCACCACCGCGCCGGATGGACGGGACGTGAAGGCCACGGCCGGCGTCATGGACTCCCTGCTCGCCCTCCTGCACGACGAGGAAGAGGCCGTGACGCATGTCGCGGTCGCGTTCGACAATCCCATCCGCTCGTTCCGCAACGCGCTGTTCGACGGTTACAAGGGAGATGAGGGCGTGCCGCCAGAACTGCGCGCGCAGTTCGACCTGGTGGAGGAGGCCGTCTCGGCGCTGGGCGTGCGCGTCTGGTCCATGAAGGACCAGGAGGCGGACGACGCGCTGGCCACCGCGGCGGCGCGCTGGGCGGGCGAGGTGGAGCAGGTGCGGCTGCTCACGCCGGACAAGGACCTGGGCCAGTGCGTGCGCGGCCAGCGCGTGGTGCAGGTGGACCGGCGGCAGCAGAAGGTGATGGACGCGGACGGGGTGAAGGCGAAGCTGGGCGTGGCGCCAGAGAGCGTCCCGGACCTGCTGGCGCTGATGGGCGACGACGCGGACGGCATCCCGGGGCTGCCGGGCTTCGGGGCGAAGGGCGCGGCGGCGGTGCTCCAGGCGTATGGGAAGCTGGAGGCCATCCCGGACAACGCGGTGGAGTGGACGGTGAAGGTGCGGGGCGCGGACAAGCTGGCGGCGACGCTGAAGGCCCACCGCGAGGACGCGCGGCTGTACCGCACGCTGGCCACGCTGGTGGAGGACGCGCCGCTGCCGGGCACGACGTCGCTCGCGGACCTGGAGTGGAAGGGCGTGCCGGAAGCGCGCTTCAAGGCGTTCTGTGAAGGATTGGGATTGAAGAGCCTCCAGCGCCGGCCGAAGCGCTGGGCGGCATGA
- a CDS encoding sterol desaturase family protein — MSSGKTSPVASFVHRASLKSLYWWHRARHESDVLWRFFHQIHHSPQRLEVITSFYKHPLEMAANSLIGGLLVYTVLGLSPAAGAIYTACCALGEYFYHTNIRTPRWVGWFFQRPEMHRIHHEYGKHKNNYGDLPIWDMVFGTYENPATWDAACGFDDAKEQRLGDMLAFRDVHRS, encoded by the coding sequence CTGTCTAGCGGAAAGACATCTCCGGTCGCGTCGTTCGTACACAGGGCCAGCCTGAAGTCACTCTACTGGTGGCACCGCGCGCGGCATGAGAGCGACGTGCTCTGGCGCTTCTTCCATCAAATCCATCACAGCCCACAGCGGCTGGAGGTCATCACCAGCTTCTACAAGCACCCGCTGGAGATGGCGGCCAACAGCCTCATCGGCGGGCTGCTCGTCTACACGGTGCTGGGATTGAGCCCGGCGGCGGGCGCCATCTACACGGCCTGCTGCGCGCTGGGCGAATACTTCTACCACACCAACATCCGCACCCCGCGCTGGGTGGGCTGGTTCTTCCAGCGGCCGGAGATGCACCGCATCCACCACGAGTACGGCAAGCACAAGAACAACTACGGCGACCTGCCCATCTGGGACATGGTGTTCGGCACCTACGAGAACCCCGCCACCTGGGACGCCGCGTGCGGCTTCGACGACGCGAAGGAGCAGCGGCTGGGGGACATGCTCGCCTTCCGCGACGTGCATCGCTCCTAG
- a CDS encoding DedA family protein — translation MTGSPLQLLLTHGSGPLLFLVLVAGGLGLPFPEDLVQLAAGVLSHRGAMPLPAAIALCFAGVLCGDTVLFLTARRLGQALYTHRRTRRLFPPERRERIQGLYAKHGSRVVFVGRFMSVLRVPVFAMAAAEGMPLRRFLLWDGLALCVSSPLVVTLGYLGSASVDRVAKGVGRVEHFVALAGVAVLLITLAVRYAREKRQPRPSP, via the coding sequence ATGACCGGCTCGCCCCTCCAGCTCCTGCTGACGCACGGCTCGGGCCCGCTGCTTTTCCTCGTGCTCGTGGCGGGGGGCCTGGGGCTGCCGTTCCCGGAGGACCTGGTGCAGCTGGCGGCGGGCGTGCTCTCGCACCGGGGCGCCATGCCGCTGCCGGCCGCCATCGCGCTGTGCTTCGCGGGCGTGCTGTGCGGGGACACCGTGCTCTTCCTCACGGCGCGCCGGCTGGGGCAGGCGCTCTACACGCACCGGCGCACCCGCCGCCTGTTCCCGCCCGAGCGCCGCGAGCGCATCCAGGGCCTGTACGCGAAGCACGGCTCGCGCGTCGTCTTCGTGGGCCGGTTCATGTCCGTACTGCGAGTGCCGGTGTTCGCCATGGCCGCCGCGGAGGGCATGCCCCTGCGCCGCTTCCTGCTCTGGGACGGGCTGGCGCTGTGCGTGAGCTCGCCCCTGGTGGTGACGCTGGGCTACCTGGGCTCCGCGAGCGTGGACCGCGTGGCGAAGGGCGTGGGCCGCGTGGAGCACTTCGTCGCGCTGGCCGGCGTGGCAGTGCTGCTCATCACACTCGCCGTGCGGTATGCCCGCGAGAAGCGGCAGCCCCGCCCGTCCCCCTGA
- a CDS encoding group II truncated hemoglobin → MSMELKPPPSDGWVPTLDDTPFTRMGGEAPVHALAEAFYDVMDAEEPALAAIHELDAEGKVNRGTRQRFGMFLVGWLGGPQHYSATHGHPRLRMRHGHLPVDTAMRDAWLRCMQKAMDKQGITGGLRGFLDDRFAQVADFLRNTEG, encoded by the coding sequence ATGAGCATGGAATTGAAGCCCCCACCGTCGGACGGCTGGGTCCCCACGCTGGACGACACCCCCTTCACCCGCATGGGCGGCGAAGCGCCCGTCCACGCGCTGGCGGAGGCCTTCTACGACGTGATGGACGCGGAGGAGCCCGCGCTCGCGGCCATCCACGAGCTGGACGCCGAGGGCAAGGTGAACCGGGGCACGCGCCAGCGCTTCGGCATGTTCCTGGTGGGCTGGCTGGGCGGGCCGCAGCACTACAGCGCGACGCACGGCCACCCCCGGCTGCGCATGCGCCACGGACACCTGCCGGTGGACACGGCAATGCGGGACGCGTGGCTGCGGTGCATGCAGAAGGCCATGGACAAGCAGGGCATCACCGGCGGCCTGCGCGGCTTCCTGGATGACCGCTTCGCCCAGGTGGCGGACTTCCTTCGCAACACGGAAGGATGA
- a CDS encoding GNAT family N-acetyltransferase has translation MIDKSPVLLTTERLHLMLLPPDAAERVLAYHVANKDHLGSVSPARPATFFSGAYWRTRLAQDREDFRHDVSLRVFLLPKGQPLALAPVIGNATLAHIRRGPLQAADLGYGLDHRHEGKGLMTEALRAFCDFAFSAMGLHRLQAIHLPENLRSAAVLRRLGFIPEGYARDYLLINGQWRDQVLNSLVAPAEPGLRGGP, from the coding sequence ATGATCGACAAGTCGCCCGTCCTGCTCACCACCGAGCGCCTGCACCTGATGCTGCTGCCGCCCGACGCGGCGGAGCGGGTGCTGGCGTACCACGTGGCCAACAAGGACCACCTGGGCTCGGTGTCCCCGGCGCGCCCGGCGACGTTCTTCTCCGGGGCCTACTGGCGCACGCGGCTTGCGCAGGACCGCGAGGACTTCCGCCACGATGTGTCCCTGCGCGTCTTCCTCCTCCCCAAGGGACAGCCGCTCGCACTCGCGCCCGTCATCGGCAACGCCACGCTCGCCCACATCCGCCGGGGGCCGCTCCAGGCCGCGGACCTGGGCTATGGCCTGGATCACCGCCACGAGGGCAAGGGCCTCATGACCGAGGCCCTCCGCGCCTTCTGCGACTTCGCCTTCAGCGCCATGGGCCTGCACCGGCTCCAGGCCATCCACCTGCCGGAGAACCTGCGCAGCGCCGCCGTCCTCCGCCGCCTCGGCTTCATCCCCGAGGGCTACGCCCGCGACTACCTCCTCATCAACGGCCAGTGGCGCGACCAGGTGCTCAATTCGCTGGTGGCCCCAGCCGAACCCGGCCTCCGCGGCGGCCCCTGA
- a CDS encoding DUF4398 domain-containing protein, whose protein sequence is MRPKLFAAALLSAAALVGCAGKQVIATSTHQQRVQAEAALRSAENSQAPNVPEAARHLQFARQQIADGERLIQEGEQEAAELRFRQAAADADLASALARAVPLKNEARRASEQAESLRGGQ, encoded by the coding sequence ATGCGCCCGAAGCTGTTCGCCGCCGCCCTGCTTTCCGCCGCGGCCCTCGTTGGCTGTGCAGGCAAGCAGGTGATTGCTACGTCCACCCATCAGCAGCGCGTCCAGGCGGAAGCCGCGCTCCGCTCGGCGGAGAACTCGCAGGCGCCGAACGTGCCCGAGGCCGCCCGGCATCTGCAGTTCGCGCGTCAGCAGATCGCCGACGGTGAGCGGCTGATTCAGGAGGGCGAGCAGGAGGCCGCGGAGCTGCGCTTCCGTCAGGCGGCGGCGGACGCGGACCTGGCGTCGGCGTTGGCGCGCGCGGTGCCCCTGAAGAACGAGGCGCGGCGGGCCTCCGAGCAGGCCGAGTCCCTCCGCGGCGGTCAGTGA
- a CDS encoding S9 family peptidase: MRAASLAVAVGCWVWGALASGAAPAPAPVRAEASATYDALQRLVRIREVTLSPDGTRVAWVESVPGTAEAARLQVRELAHPERAPVRVTASKDGAPCAEGSLSWSPDGRQLAFLSTAGEGRAKQLYVADASGAGGPARRLTTVKGVLAAPKWSPDGQSVGLLVIEGAEDALGPRGPAARETGVVQTSPPVKRFAVVTVEDARLRMVSPAALFIHEYAWSPDGARVAVTASKPPGDANWWSARVYAVEAGTGETSLLHTPRWQVAEPAWSPDGRQLAFIEGLMSDEGNTGGDVLVVSVPERLAAKVRFGEKAELPAKVPPARNVTEGLKATATDLFWPTVERLVFVAQAQGEAALMAVAPDGGDVKTVWKGPERVTVSLGRDGVTSAVVRDSLTQAPELWTGRVGAWRQVTRLNADVRVTVGDVRSVTWTRDGQPVQGWLVLPVPDASGRKAPMVTVVHGGPAAGVLAGFNPQAALFAARGYAVFMPNPRGSYGQGEAFVQANRRDFGFGDFDDVLAGLDAVLASAPVDPARQGITGWSYGGFLTMWAVTRTQRFQAAVAGAGIANWQSYYGTNHIDSWMLPYFGASVYDAPDVYTRSSPINGVKQVKAPTLVLHGERDMEVPASQGYEFHKALKTLGVKTQLVIYADEGHSLRKPEHQKDRLLRTLDWFDANLPAATESKPKVRAPAR, from the coding sequence ATGCGAGCGGCAAGCCTGGCTGTGGCGGTGGGCTGTTGGGTGTGGGGCGCGCTGGCGTCCGGTGCGGCGCCAGCGCCCGCGCCCGTGCGGGCGGAGGCCAGCGCGACGTACGACGCGCTCCAGCGCCTGGTGCGCATCCGTGAAGTGACGCTGTCGCCGGACGGCACGCGGGTGGCCTGGGTGGAGTCGGTGCCGGGGACCGCGGAGGCCGCGAGGCTCCAGGTGCGGGAGCTGGCGCATCCGGAGCGCGCGCCGGTGCGCGTCACCGCGTCGAAGGATGGCGCGCCGTGCGCGGAGGGCTCGCTGTCGTGGAGCCCGGACGGTCGCCAGCTCGCGTTCCTCTCCACCGCGGGCGAGGGCCGGGCGAAGCAGCTCTACGTGGCGGACGCGTCGGGGGCGGGCGGGCCCGCGCGGCGGCTCACCACGGTGAAGGGCGTGCTGGCGGCGCCGAAGTGGTCGCCGGACGGGCAGTCCGTGGGGCTGCTCGTCATTGAAGGCGCGGAGGACGCGCTGGGGCCCCGGGGGCCCGCGGCGCGCGAGACCGGCGTAGTGCAGACGTCTCCGCCGGTGAAGCGCTTCGCGGTGGTGACGGTGGAGGACGCGAGGCTGCGGATGGTGTCGCCCGCGGCCCTGTTCATCCACGAGTACGCGTGGAGCCCGGACGGCGCCCGGGTGGCGGTGACGGCCTCGAAGCCCCCGGGCGACGCGAACTGGTGGAGCGCGCGGGTGTACGCGGTGGAGGCGGGGACGGGAGAGACGTCGCTCCTGCACACGCCCCGGTGGCAGGTGGCGGAGCCCGCGTGGAGTCCGGACGGTCGCCAGCTCGCGTTCATCGAAGGGCTGATGAGTGACGAGGGCAACACGGGCGGGGACGTGCTCGTGGTGTCGGTGCCGGAGCGGCTGGCGGCGAAGGTGCGGTTCGGGGAGAAGGCGGAGCTGCCCGCGAAGGTGCCGCCCGCGCGGAACGTGACGGAGGGGCTGAAGGCGACGGCGACGGACCTCTTCTGGCCCACGGTGGAGCGGCTGGTGTTCGTGGCGCAGGCGCAGGGCGAGGCCGCGCTGATGGCGGTGGCGCCGGACGGCGGGGACGTGAAGACGGTGTGGAAGGGCCCGGAGCGCGTGACGGTGTCGCTGGGGAGGGACGGGGTGACGAGCGCGGTGGTGCGCGACTCCCTCACCCAGGCGCCGGAGCTGTGGACGGGGCGGGTGGGGGCGTGGAGGCAGGTGACGCGCCTCAACGCGGACGTGCGCGTGACGGTGGGCGACGTTCGCAGCGTGACGTGGACGCGCGACGGGCAGCCGGTGCAGGGCTGGCTGGTGTTGCCGGTGCCGGACGCGTCCGGGCGCAAGGCGCCCATGGTGACGGTGGTGCACGGAGGTCCGGCGGCGGGAGTGTTGGCGGGGTTCAATCCGCAGGCGGCGTTGTTCGCGGCGAGGGGCTACGCGGTGTTCATGCCCAACCCGCGAGGCAGCTACGGCCAGGGTGAGGCGTTCGTGCAGGCGAACCGCCGCGACTTCGGCTTCGGGGACTTCGACGACGTGCTGGCGGGGCTGGACGCGGTGCTGGCGTCAGCGCCGGTGGACCCGGCGCGGCAGGGCATCACGGGGTGGAGCTACGGCGGCTTCCTGACGATGTGGGCGGTGACGCGGACGCAGCGCTTCCAGGCGGCGGTGGCGGGCGCGGGCATCGCGAACTGGCAGAGCTACTACGGCACGAACCACATCGACTCCTGGATGCTGCCTTACTTCGGAGCCTCGGTGTACGACGCGCCGGACGTGTACACGCGCTCCTCGCCCATCAACGGGGTGAAGCAGGTGAAGGCGCCTACGCTGGTGCTGCACGGAGAGCGGGACATGGAGGTGCCCGCGTCGCAGGGCTACGAGTTCCACAAGGCGCTGAAGACCCTGGGCGTGAAGACCCAGTTGGTCATCTACGCGGATGAGGGCCACAGCCTGCGCAAGCCCGAGCACCAGAAGGACCGGCTCCTGCGCACGCTGGACTGGTTCGACGCGAACCTGCCAGCGGCGACGGAGTCGAAGCCGAAGGTGCGGGCGCCGGCGCGGTGA
- a CDS encoding AI-2E family transporter, whose translation MSEPAAPLQTKSQVSIRTVFTVCFGVLGVMALVVLIAKTRVALTLTGIAALIALSLEHGVSRLEKRGFKRWLAIAVVLFGLFVAIVALGLLVIPDLVEQVDALVTQWPHLWKQVRGTGILRALNQRLHSLGWNERLEEATPALAGPLPELLMSAIGGVVGLLGGVITVFFLVVFMLVFGGGMLRRLLDLARPDHRLRYVRVLRNVYTATGGYLSGITLICAINATLTTTMLAVLGMPFYLPLGVASGFSSLVPYAGPIIAGGIITLLTLATGGLWKALAVFIYFLLYGQLEGNVMAPLVFKRTVHVNPLLTLLAVLFCVELAGIVGAVVAVPVAATVQIIVREVLLFRQERRAAAVLPETR comes from the coding sequence GTGTCCGAGCCCGCCGCCCCGCTACAGACGAAGTCCCAGGTGTCCATCCGCACGGTGTTCACCGTGTGCTTCGGGGTGCTGGGCGTGATGGCCCTGGTGGTGCTCATCGCCAAGACGCGCGTGGCGCTCACGCTCACCGGCATCGCGGCGCTCATCGCGCTGTCGCTGGAGCACGGCGTGTCGCGGCTGGAGAAGCGCGGCTTCAAGCGGTGGCTGGCCATCGCCGTGGTGCTGTTCGGGCTGTTCGTGGCCATCGTCGCGCTGGGCCTGCTGGTGATTCCGGACCTGGTGGAGCAGGTGGACGCGCTCGTCACCCAGTGGCCGCATCTGTGGAAGCAGGTGCGCGGCACCGGCATCCTGCGCGCGCTCAACCAGCGGCTGCACAGCCTGGGCTGGAACGAACGGCTGGAGGAGGCCACGCCCGCGCTCGCGGGGCCCCTGCCCGAGCTCCTGATGAGCGCGATTGGCGGCGTGGTGGGCCTGCTGGGCGGCGTCATCACCGTCTTCTTCCTGGTGGTGTTCATGCTGGTGTTCGGCGGCGGCATGCTCAGGCGCCTGCTGGACCTGGCCCGCCCCGACCACCGCCTGCGCTACGTGCGCGTGCTGCGCAACGTGTACACCGCGACGGGCGGCTACCTGTCCGGCATCACGCTCATCTGCGCCATCAACGCCACGCTCACCACCACCATGCTGGCGGTGCTGGGCATGCCCTTCTATCTGCCCCTGGGCGTGGCCAGCGGCTTCTCCAGCCTGGTGCCCTACGCGGGGCCCATCATCGCGGGCGGCATCATCACGCTGCTCACGCTGGCCACCGGCGGCCTGTGGAAGGCGCTGGCGGTGTTCATCTACTTCCTCCTCTACGGCCAGTTGGAGGGCAACGTGATGGCGCCGCTCGTGTTCAAGCGCACCGTGCACGTCAACCCGCTCCTCACCCTGCTCGCGGTCCTCTTCTGCGTGGAGCTGGCGGGCATCGTGGGCGCGGTGGTGGCCGTGCCCGTGGCCGCCACCGTGCAGATCATCGTCCGGGAGGTCCTGCTCTTCCGCCAGGAGCGCCGCGCGGCGGCCGTCCTGCCTGAAACCCGATGA
- a CDS encoding OmpA family protein — MQRWKLGWLAVAGVTALSVGCAHGPPPSELTAAREAYRDVSTSPEGRERPADVAAARAALQEAENEYAESESSVKTRSLAYVALRKAEIASARGEADLAAQQRAQAEASLREQQEARAMNLTRQQEEERARYEAQRQQYEQQRQQFEAQRQQLDAQRQAEADRLRAADAQQRQQMEAEMQRRMEQQQAEAQRLAELNQQLQQRTQELEQERQARLQAEQRASQALTRLQDENVKVREEARGTVVTLSGSVLFATNATELLPAARDRLSEVATALKESKNPLLIEGHTDSRGTEDYNDQLSERRAESVRNFLVNQGVPADRIQVRGMGENRPVASNGTAEGRANNRRVEIVVERNVAGAQPSRSGGVGGSGAQQPPVQGNHEQGQNMGGSGTDAKPHGMGVDHQSPGPEQGTGGGGAPQQVPQQPMDHGQ, encoded by the coding sequence ATGCAGCGTTGGAAACTTGGATGGTTGGCGGTCGCGGGAGTCACGGCGCTCTCGGTGGGATGTGCGCACGGTCCCCCGCCCAGCGAACTGACCGCGGCGCGCGAGGCCTACCGCGACGTCTCCACGAGCCCCGAGGGCCGCGAGCGTCCCGCGGACGTGGCGGCGGCCCGGGCGGCCCTGCAGGAGGCGGAGAACGAGTACGCGGAGAGCGAGAGCTCGGTGAAGACGCGCTCGCTGGCGTACGTGGCCCTGCGCAAGGCGGAGATCGCCTCGGCGCGCGGCGAGGCGGACCTGGCCGCGCAGCAGCGGGCCCAGGCGGAGGCGTCCCTGCGTGAGCAGCAGGAGGCGCGCGCGATGAACCTCACGCGCCAGCAGGAGGAGGAGCGCGCGAGGTACGAGGCCCAGCGTCAGCAGTATGAGCAGCAGCGCCAGCAGTTCGAGGCCCAGCGCCAGCAGCTCGATGCGCAGCGCCAGGCGGAGGCGGATCGCCTGCGCGCGGCGGATGCGCAGCAGCGGCAGCAGATGGAAGCGGAGATGCAGCGGCGCATGGAGCAGCAGCAGGCGGAGGCGCAGCGGCTGGCCGAGCTGAACCAGCAGCTCCAGCAGCGCACGCAGGAGTTGGAGCAGGAGCGGCAGGCGCGGCTCCAGGCGGAGCAGCGCGCGTCGCAGGCGCTGACGCGGCTGCAGGACGAGAACGTGAAGGTGCGGGAGGAGGCGCGCGGCACGGTGGTGACGTTGTCGGGCAGCGTGCTGTTCGCGACGAACGCGACGGAGCTGTTGCCCGCGGCGCGAGACCGGCTGTCGGAGGTGGCGACGGCGCTGAAGGAGTCGAAGAACCCGTTGCTCATCGAAGGCCACACGGACTCGCGAGGCACGGAGGACTACAACGACCAGCTGTCGGAGCGCCGAGCGGAGAGCGTGCGGAACTTCCTGGTGAACCAGGGCGTGCCCGCGGACCGCATCCAGGTCCGGGGCATGGGTGAGAACCGGCCGGTGGCGTCGAACGGCACGGCGGAGGGCCGCGCGAACAACCGCCGCGTGGAGATCGTGGTGGAGCGCAACGTGGCCGGAGCGCAGCCGTCGCGAAGCGGAGGCGTGGGCGGCAGTGGAGCGCAGCAGCCGCCTGTCCAGGGCAACCATGAGCAGGGCCAGAACATGGGCGGCAGCGGCACGGACGCGAAGCCGCACGGAATGGGAGTGGACCACCAGAGCCCGGGGCCCGAACAGGGCACGGGCGGCGGAGGGGCGCCGCAGCAGGTGCCCCAGCAGCCCATGGACCACGGGCAGTAA